In one Pseudomonas fitomaticsae genomic region, the following are encoded:
- a CDS encoding polyamine ABC transporter substrate-binding protein, with protein sequence MRLLKSMIPAALALAYSAGALAQPQVSVYNWTDYIGETTLADFQSSSGIKVIYDVFDSNETLEGKLLAGRTGYDVVVPSNHFLARQVKAGAFLKLDRSQLPNWKNLDPKLLALLEKNDPGNEHSVPYLWGTNGIGYNVDKVKQVLGIDHIDSWAVLFEPENLKKLTQCGVSMMDSADEVFPAILNYMGMDPRSEKPEDYKKAEEKLLSIRPYITYFHSSKYVSDLANGDICVAFGYSGDVFQAANRAKEAKNGVNIAYSIPKEGANLWFDLLAIPADAGNTKEAHAFINYLLDPQVIAKVSASVGYANPNLAAKQFMDADLVNNPEVYPSQEVLDKLYISSTPPQSIMRLMTRSWSKVKSNK encoded by the coding sequence ATGCGTCTGTTGAAATCCATGATCCCCGCCGCGCTGGCCCTAGCGTACAGTGCCGGTGCCCTCGCCCAACCTCAGGTCAGCGTCTACAACTGGACCGATTACATTGGCGAAACCACCCTCGCCGACTTCCAGTCCTCCAGCGGGATCAAGGTGATCTACGACGTCTTCGACTCCAACGAAACCCTCGAAGGCAAACTGCTCGCCGGGCGTACCGGCTATGACGTGGTGGTGCCGTCCAACCACTTTCTCGCCCGTCAGGTGAAGGCCGGTGCGTTCCTCAAACTGGACCGCTCGCAACTGCCAAACTGGAAAAACCTCGACCCGAAACTGCTGGCCCTGCTCGAGAAAAACGATCCGGGCAACGAGCACTCGGTGCCGTACCTGTGGGGCACCAATGGCATCGGCTACAACGTCGACAAGGTCAAGCAAGTGCTGGGTATCGATCACATCGATTCCTGGGCCGTGCTGTTCGAACCGGAAAACCTGAAGAAACTCACCCAATGCGGTGTGTCGATGATGGACTCGGCCGATGAAGTGTTCCCGGCGATCCTCAACTACATGGGCATGGACCCGCGCAGCGAGAAACCCGAGGACTACAAGAAGGCTGAGGAGAAACTGCTGAGCATCCGGCCGTACATCACCTATTTCCACTCTTCGAAATACGTGTCCGACCTGGCCAACGGCGACATCTGCGTGGCCTTCGGTTATTCCGGCGACGTGTTCCAGGCCGCCAACCGCGCCAAGGAAGCCAAGAACGGCGTGAACATCGCCTATTCGATTCCCAAGGAAGGCGCGAACCTGTGGTTCGACCTGCTGGCGATTCCCGCCGATGCCGGCAACACCAAGGAAGCCCACGCCTTCATCAATTACCTGCTCGATCCGCAAGTGATCGCCAAGGTCAGCGCCTCGGTCGGCTACGCCAACCCGAACCTGGCGGCCAAGCAATTCATGGATGCCGATCTGGTCAACAATCCCGAGGTCTATCCGTCCCAGGAAGTCCTCGACAAGCTCTACATCTCCTCTACCCCGCCCCAGTCGATCATGCGTCTGATGACCCGGTCCTGGAGCAAAGTGAAGTCGAACAAATGA
- a CDS encoding cryptochrome/photolyase family protein — protein sequence MNVTRRLCLVLGDQLSFDLASLQALDAEHDTVLLVEVMEEASHVAHHPQKIALIFSAMRHFAQALRDQGVRVEYVTLDDPENSGSVPGELHRWQALLQAEQVHVTECGDWRLEHSMKECGLPIHWHADRRFLCSREEFAAWAEGKRQLRMEFFYREMRRKSRLLLNGDGSPVGGAWNFDAENRKALPKSVKAPYPARFNNDAITCEVLALVKARFSHHYGALDEFNYPVTHADAQALWAYFLDYGLAGFGDYQDAMASDEPFLFHARISAALNIGLLDLRKLCSDVESAYWSGSVALNAAEGFIRQLIGWREYVRGVYWLKMPDYALGNSFGNTRALPEFYWTGDTQMNCMRHAIGQSLQHAYAHHIQRLMVTGNFALLAGIAPSQICEWYLAIYMDAFDWVELPNTLGMVMHADGGYLGSKPYCASGQYINRMSDYCRGCAYKVSESTADNACPFNALYWHFLMRHGELLRGNQRMAMMYKNLDRMPQAKQEALWQRGQSLLARLDNGESI from the coding sequence ATGAACGTTACCCGCCGCTTGTGCCTGGTACTGGGCGACCAGTTGTCGTTCGACCTGGCCTCCTTACAGGCACTCGATGCCGAGCACGACACTGTGTTGCTGGTTGAGGTCATGGAAGAAGCCAGCCACGTGGCCCACCATCCACAGAAGATCGCCCTGATCTTCAGCGCCATGCGCCATTTCGCCCAGGCGCTGCGAGACCAGGGTGTGCGTGTTGAGTACGTCACTCTTGATGATCCGGAAAACAGCGGTTCGGTGCCGGGTGAATTACATCGCTGGCAAGCGCTGTTGCAGGCCGAGCAAGTGCACGTCACCGAGTGTGGCGACTGGCGGCTGGAGCACTCGATGAAGGAATGCGGCTTGCCGATTCACTGGCACGCCGATAGGCGCTTTCTGTGCAGTCGCGAAGAGTTCGCCGCCTGGGCCGAGGGCAAAAGACAGCTGCGCATGGAGTTTTTCTATCGGGAGATGCGCCGCAAGAGCCGGTTGCTGCTCAATGGCGATGGCTCGCCGGTGGGTGGCGCGTGGAATTTCGATGCGGAGAATCGCAAGGCCCTGCCCAAAAGCGTGAAAGCCCCCTACCCCGCGCGCTTCAATAACGACGCCATCACTTGCGAAGTACTGGCACTGGTCAAGGCGCGTTTCAGCCACCACTACGGTGCGCTCGATGAATTCAACTATCCCGTCACCCATGCCGATGCACAGGCACTCTGGGCGTACTTTCTCGATTACGGTCTGGCCGGGTTTGGCGATTACCAGGACGCCATGGCCAGTGATGAGCCGTTTCTGTTCCATGCCCGCATCAGCGCGGCGCTCAACATCGGCCTGCTGGATCTGCGCAAGTTGTGCAGCGACGTGGAATCGGCGTACTGGTCCGGCAGCGTTGCGCTCAATGCCGCCGAAGGCTTCATTCGGCAACTGATTGGCTGGCGTGAATATGTACGGGGCGTGTACTGGCTGAAAATGCCTGATTACGCGCTGGGCAACTCGTTCGGCAACACCCGGGCATTGCCCGAGTTCTACTGGACCGGCGATACGCAGATGAACTGCATGCGCCACGCCATCGGACAAAGCTTGCAGCATGCCTACGCACATCACATTCAGCGGCTGATGGTCACCGGCAACTTCGCCCTGCTCGCCGGCATCGCGCCGAGCCAGATCTGCGAGTGGTATCTGGCGATCTACATGGACGCCTTTGACTGGGTCGAGCTGCCCAACACCCTAGGCATGGTCATGCACGCCGATGGCGGTTATCTCGGTTCCAAACCCTATTGCGCCAGCGGCCAGTACATCAATCGCATGTCCGATTACTGCCGCGGTTGCGCGTACAAGGTCAGCGAAAGCACGGCAGACAATGCCTGCCCGTTCAATGCGCTGTACTGGCATTTCCTGATGCGCCACGGTGAGCTGCTGCGCGGCAACCAGCGCATGGCCATGATGTACAAGAACCTCGACCGCATGCCGCAGGCCAAGCAAGAGGCACTGTGGCAACGCGGCCAGTCGCTGCTGGCCCGCCTGGATAACGGGGAATCGATCTGA
- a CDS encoding PqiB family protein, which translates to MESSAADQPRTPGQAPVKTRRFSISLVWIVPIIAVLVGISLVVHNLMQEGPSITVTFKTGSGLTANKTEVKYRNVVIGQVTDVELSDDQKSVNATIKLAKQAETFTREDSQFWVVRPRIGAGGVSGIDTLLSGDYIGADIGQSNSRSKHFKGLENPPPITYGEPGKRFNLHASDLGSLDIGSPVYYRKIPVGQVVAYALDADGKGVNIEVFIHAPNDAFVTENTRFWNASGIDVNVGANGFAVKTESLSTLLVGGIAFRAPEYSPNDVAAAEERTYDLFDDQQTALAPPNGKAQYLSLRFDQALRGLKVDAPVEFLGIEIGRVVSVNLDFDAKKRSFPLNVGIVIYPARLGQAHIKMLKVLEHNPDDEAAAVRLIGTFIDNGLRAQARSGNLLTGQLYIALDFFPKAEKVAFDPTVRPISVPTVPGSLEQLQEKLEAMIDKLNKLPVERIAGNLDSNLVELRKGLTQFNAKTLPGVQNTLADVSKTLQSASSTLAEDSPQREQLTETLDELGRMSRSLRELSDYLGRHPESLIRGRPDNAAPLDLKGPPRN; encoded by the coding sequence ATGGAGTCGTCAGCCGCCGATCAACCGCGAACGCCCGGCCAGGCGCCGGTCAAGACCCGGCGTTTCAGCATTTCGCTGGTGTGGATCGTGCCGATCATCGCGGTGCTGGTGGGCATCTCGCTGGTGGTGCACAACCTGATGCAGGAAGGCCCCAGCATCACCGTCACCTTCAAGACCGGCAGCGGCCTGACCGCCAACAAGACCGAAGTCAAATACCGTAACGTGGTGATCGGCCAGGTCACGGACGTCGAGCTGAGCGACGACCAGAAAAGCGTCAACGCCACGATCAAACTGGCCAAGCAGGCCGAAACCTTTACCCGCGAAGATTCGCAGTTCTGGGTCGTGCGCCCGCGCATCGGAGCGGGCGGAGTTTCGGGCATAGACACGTTGCTGTCCGGTGACTACATCGGCGCGGATATCGGGCAGTCAAACTCACGTTCGAAGCACTTCAAAGGCCTGGAAAACCCGCCGCCGATCACCTACGGCGAACCGGGCAAGCGCTTCAATCTGCATGCCTCGGACCTTGGTTCGCTGGACATCGGCTCGCCGGTCTATTACCGCAAGATCCCGGTCGGTCAGGTGGTGGCCTACGCACTGGACGCCGATGGCAAAGGGGTGAACATCGAGGTGTTCATCCACGCGCCAAACGATGCTTTTGTCACCGAAAACACCCGGTTCTGGAACGCCAGCGGCATTGACGTCAACGTCGGCGCCAACGGTTTTGCGGTGAAAACCGAGTCGTTGTCGACCTTGCTGGTGGGCGGCATCGCCTTCCGTGCGCCGGAGTACAGTCCCAATGATGTCGCTGCCGCTGAAGAAAGGACTTACGACCTGTTCGACGATCAGCAAACCGCCCTCGCCCCGCCCAACGGCAAGGCGCAGTACCTGAGTCTGCGTTTCGATCAGGCACTGCGCGGACTGAAAGTCGATGCGCCGGTGGAGTTTCTCGGCATCGAGATCGGCCGGGTGGTCAGCGTCAACCTGGACTTCGATGCGAAAAAACGCAGCTTCCCGCTCAACGTCGGCATCGTGATCTACCCGGCCCGCCTCGGCCAGGCTCACATCAAGATGCTCAAGGTACTCGAGCACAATCCGGACGATGAAGCCGCCGCCGTACGCCTGATCGGCACCTTTATCGACAACGGTCTGCGCGCCCAGGCCCGCAGCGGCAACCTGCTGACCGGCCAGTTGTACATTGCTTTGGACTTCTTCCCCAAGGCAGAAAAAGTCGCGTTTGACCCGACCGTCCGCCCGATCAGCGTTCCGACCGTTCCCGGCAGTCTTGAGCAACTGCAGGAAAAACTCGAAGCGATGATCGACAAGCTCAACAAGCTACCGGTGGAACGGATTGCCGGCAACCTCGACAGCAACCTCGTGGAATTGCGCAAAGGCCTGACCCAGTTCAACGCCAAGACCCTGCCCGGCGTGCAGAACACCCTCGCCGACGTGAGTAAGACCCTGCAATCGGCCAGTTCGACCCTGGCCGAAGATTCGCCACAACGCGAACAACTGACCGAGACCCTCGACGAGCTCGGGCGCATGTCCCGTTCGCTGCGTGAGCTGTCCGATTATCTGGGCCGACATCCGGAATCGTTGATTCGCGGCCGCCCCGACAACGCCGCGCCGCTGGACCTCAAAGGGCCGCCGCGCAATTGA
- a CDS encoding NAD(P)/FAD-dependent oxidoreductase, whose amino-acid sequence MNQYTQEHALSYYAASARGSTPYPELACDLIADVCVIGGGFTGVNTAIELAQRGLSVILLESRRIGWGASGRNGGQLIRGIGHDVEGFARHVGSEGVRYLHRAGIDSVELVRQRITDNAIECDLRWGFCELANTPAQFDAFKAEQDSLAQLGYRHETRLVAPELIRQQVVNAGVYKGGLIDMGSGHLHPLDLVQGEARLAASLGVRIFEQSPVLEIVHGQTVQVRTQSGTVRAGSLVLGCNAHLDELEQQLSGKVLPAGSYIIATEPLSAERAAELIPQNLALCDQKVGLDYYRLSADRRLLFGGACHYSGRDPADIAAYMRPKMLKVFPQLADVRIDYQWGGKIGITANRFPQVGRLKQHPNVFYAQGYSGHGLNVTHWCAKLLGEAIHAGHSQGMDVFSNVPHMTFPGGPALRSPLLALGMFWYRLRELLG is encoded by the coding sequence ATGAATCAGTACACCCAGGAACACGCCCTCTCCTATTACGCCGCGTCGGCCCGGGGCAGCACACCCTATCCGGAACTGGCGTGTGATCTGATCGCCGATGTCTGTGTGATCGGCGGCGGGTTCACCGGCGTCAACACGGCCATCGAGCTGGCGCAGCGCGGGCTCTCGGTAATTCTGCTCGAATCCCGGCGCATCGGCTGGGGCGCCAGCGGGCGCAATGGCGGGCAACTGATTCGCGGGATCGGTCATGACGTCGAAGGTTTTGCCCGGCATGTCGGCAGCGAAGGCGTGCGCTACCTGCACCGGGCCGGGATCGACTCGGTGGAGCTGGTGCGCCAGCGCATCACCGACAACGCCATCGAGTGCGACCTGCGCTGGGGTTTCTGCGAGCTGGCCAACACACCGGCGCAATTCGATGCCTTCAAAGCCGAGCAGGACAGCCTGGCGCAGCTGGGTTACCGCCATGAAACGCGGCTGGTTGCGCCTGAGCTGATTCGTCAGCAAGTGGTGAACGCCGGTGTCTACAAGGGCGGACTGATCGACATGGGCTCCGGCCACTTGCATCCGCTGGATCTGGTCCAGGGCGAAGCGCGGCTGGCGGCATCCCTGGGGGTACGGATTTTCGAGCAGAGCCCGGTGCTGGAAATCGTCCATGGCCAGACCGTTCAGGTGCGCACCCAGAGCGGCACCGTGCGCGCCGGCAGTCTGGTACTCGGCTGCAACGCGCATCTGGATGAGCTCGAACAGCAACTCAGCGGCAAGGTCCTGCCCGCCGGCAGTTACATCATCGCCACCGAACCGCTTTCGGCGGAGCGCGCCGCCGAGCTGATTCCGCAGAATCTGGCGCTGTGCGACCAGAAAGTCGGCCTCGATTACTACCGGCTCTCGGCGGACCGGCGTTTGCTGTTCGGCGGCGCCTGCCATTATTCGGGACGGGATCCGGCGGACATCGCCGCCTACATGCGACCGAAGATGCTCAAGGTCTTCCCGCAACTGGCGGACGTACGCATCGACTATCAATGGGGCGGCAAGATCGGCATCACCGCGAATCGCTTCCCGCAGGTCGGTCGACTGAAGCAGCACCCGAACGTGTTCTATGCCCAGGGTTATTCCGGCCACGGCCTGAACGTCACCCACTGGTGCGCCAAGCTGCTGGGCGAAGCGATTCATGCCGGTCACAGTCAGGGCATGGACGTGTTCAGCAATGTGCCGCACATGACCTTCCCCGGTGGCCCGGCGCTGCGTTCGCCGCTGCTGGCACTCGGCATGTTCTGGTATCGCCTGCGGGAGTTGTTGGGATAA
- the tspO gene encoding tryptophan-rich sensory protein TspO has protein sequence MVTFLIFLIACGAAATTGMVFKPGQWYAQLNKPKFTPPNWVFPVAWTTIYLLLAWVGYRLTLIPGSEMVLALWAAQIALNTLWTPVFFGAQRIVAAMVILVLLWLVVAAMVVLTLRLDVITGLILFPYLAWLCVAAALNFSIMRNNRAS, from the coding sequence ATGGTGACTTTCCTGATTTTCCTGATCGCCTGCGGTGCGGCCGCAACCACCGGCATGGTTTTCAAGCCCGGCCAATGGTACGCGCAGCTCAACAAACCGAAGTTCACCCCGCCCAACTGGGTGTTTCCGGTGGCGTGGACGACGATCTATCTGCTGCTGGCCTGGGTCGGCTACCGTTTGACGCTGATTCCCGGCAGCGAAATGGTCCTGGCGTTGTGGGCGGCACAGATTGCCTTGAACACGCTGTGGACGCCGGTGTTTTTCGGTGCGCAGCGGATCGTTGCGGCGATGGTCATTCTCGTGCTGCTGTGGCTGGTGGTAGCAGCGATGGTGGTCCTGACCTTGCGCCTGGATGTGATCACCGGGTTGATTCTGTTTCCTTATCTGGCCTGGCTGTGTGTCGCTGCGGCGCTTAATTTCTCGATCATGCGCAACAACCGAGCGAGTTAG
- a CDS encoding glutamine synthetase family protein — protein MNAPFDQLFTWLKDHKITEVECVVSDLTGIARGKIAPTNKFLHERGMRLPESVLLQTVTGDFVDDDIYYDLLDPADIDMVCKPVSDAVYVVPWAIEPTAIVIHDTFDKFGNPIELSPRNVLKKVLQLYTDKGWKPIVAPEMEFYLTQRCEDPDLPLKAPLGRSGRAESGRQSFSIDAANEFDPLFEDVYDWCELQGLDLDTLIHEDGPAQMEINFRHGDALDLADQITVFKRTLREAALKHNVTATFMAKPIGDEPGSAMHLHQSVVEIASGQPIFANADGSMSDLFRHHIGGLQKYIPKVLPMFAPNVNSFRRFLPDTSAPVNVEWGEENRTVGLRVPTSGPEAMRVENRLPGADANPYLAIAASLLCGYIGMVEGIEPSAAVEGRAYERRNLRLPITIEEALTQMEECDTVAQYLGSKFVRGYVAVKRAEHENFKRVISSWEREFLLLSV, from the coding sequence ATGAATGCCCCTTTCGATCAGCTGTTCACGTGGCTGAAAGATCACAAGATTACCGAAGTGGAATGCGTGGTCAGCGACCTGACCGGCATCGCCCGCGGCAAGATCGCACCGACCAACAAGTTCCTGCATGAGCGAGGCATGCGCCTGCCGGAAAGTGTGCTGCTGCAAACGGTAACCGGGGATTTTGTCGACGACGACATCTACTATGACCTGCTCGACCCGGCCGACATCGACATGGTCTGCAAGCCGGTGAGCGACGCGGTGTACGTGGTGCCATGGGCCATCGAACCGACGGCCATCGTGATCCACGACACCTTCGACAAGTTCGGCAACCCGATCGAACTGTCGCCGCGCAACGTGCTGAAGAAAGTCCTCCAGCTGTACACCGACAAGGGCTGGAAGCCGATCGTGGCACCGGAAATGGAGTTCTACCTGACCCAGCGCTGCGAAGACCCGGACTTGCCATTGAAGGCACCGCTGGGCCGTTCCGGTCGCGCCGAAAGCGGTCGTCAGTCGTTCTCCATCGACGCCGCCAACGAATTCGATCCGCTGTTCGAAGACGTCTACGACTGGTGTGAACTGCAAGGCCTGGACCTGGACACGCTGATCCACGAAGACGGTCCGGCGCAGATGGAAATCAACTTCCGTCATGGCGACGCGCTGGATCTGGCCGACCAGATCACCGTGTTCAAGCGCACCCTGCGTGAAGCCGCGCTCAAGCACAACGTGACCGCGACCTTCATGGCCAAGCCGATCGGCGATGAGCCCGGCAGCGCCATGCACCTGCACCAGAGCGTGGTCGAGATCGCCAGCGGCCAGCCGATTTTCGCCAACGCCGACGGCAGCATGAGCGACCTGTTCCGCCATCACATCGGCGGCCTGCAGAAGTACATCCCGAAAGTGCTGCCGATGTTCGCGCCGAACGTGAACTCGTTCCGCCGCTTCCTGCCGGACACCTCGGCACCGGTCAACGTCGAATGGGGCGAAGAAAACCGCACCGTCGGCCTGCGGGTGCCGACCTCCGGGCCTGAGGCGATGCGGGTTGAAAACCGTCTGCCCGGCGCTGACGCCAACCCTTATCTGGCCATCGCCGCGAGCCTGCTGTGCGGCTACATCGGCATGGTCGAAGGCATCGAACCGAGTGCCGCCGTCGAAGGCCGGGCTTACGAGCGCCGCAACCTGCGCCTGCCGATCACCATCGAAGAAGCCCTGACCCAGATGGAAGAGTGCGACACCGTCGCGCAATACCTGGGCAGCAAATTCGTGCGCGGCTACGTCGCGGTGAAACGCGCCGAGCACGAAAACTTCAAGCGCGTGATCAGTTCCTGGGAGCGGGAGTTCCTGTTGCTGAGCGTTTAA
- a CDS encoding PqiC family protein, translating to MALKLKFTVLAIGLLLGACKSAPISFHTLTPTQPMAGRAGSEIAIESISVPPQVDRPQIVIRQGNSGLAILETEWWGASLSDELRSALVDQLSNAGGPRKTSVRIDVQRFDSIPGQYGLMDVKWRLRQANAGDDALLACRSLLQTPSGPTIDDLVVAQQNNVKRLAALISQASTSSRGCPPAS from the coding sequence ATGGCTTTAAAGCTGAAGTTCACCGTGCTCGCGATCGGCCTGCTGCTGGGCGCCTGCAAAAGCGCCCCAATCAGCTTTCACACCCTGACGCCGACGCAACCGATGGCCGGCCGCGCCGGTTCGGAAATCGCCATCGAAAGTATCAGCGTGCCACCGCAGGTCGACCGGCCGCAGATCGTCATCCGCCAGGGCAACAGCGGCCTGGCGATCCTTGAGACTGAATGGTGGGGCGCGAGCCTCAGTGATGAATTGCGCAGCGCGCTGGTGGATCAACTGAGCAATGCCGGCGGCCCACGCAAAACCTCGGTGCGCATCGATGTGCAACGCTTCGATTCGATACCCGGGCAATACGGGCTGATGGACGTAAAATGGCGCCTGCGCCAGGCCAACGCCGGGGACGATGCCCTGCTCGCCTGCCGCTCGCTGCTGCAAACCCCGTCCGGGCCGACCATCGACGATCTGGTGGTGGCCCAACAGAACAACGTCAAGCGTCTGGCTGCATTGATCAGCCAGGCCTCCACCAGCTCACGCGGCTGCCCACCCGCCTCCTGA
- a CDS encoding DUF3833 domain-containing protein — translation MTRLLLLLALMLNLASCSNVDVTRYADQQPALSLERFFSQPVKAWGIFQKPGGEVTKRFEVTIVSRREGNNLILDERFLYSDGTRQHRVWTLTPEGPGRWSGRAGDVIGAAQGQIAGNAVHWVYRLNLAVDDSTYEVSMDDWMYLMDEDTLINRTSMSKFGVEVGQVTLFFRRQGTEASQ, via the coding sequence ATGACTCGATTACTGCTGTTACTGGCACTGATGCTCAACCTCGCAAGCTGCAGCAACGTGGATGTCACACGTTATGCCGATCAACAACCGGCACTGAGTCTGGAGCGCTTTTTCAGCCAGCCCGTCAAAGCCTGGGGGATATTTCAGAAGCCCGGCGGCGAAGTGACCAAGCGTTTTGAAGTCACGATCGTCAGCCGTCGCGAAGGCAACAACCTGATTCTCGATGAGCGCTTCCTGTACAGCGACGGCACCCGCCAGCACCGCGTATGGACATTGACGCCCGAGGGCCCGGGACGCTGGAGCGGTCGCGCCGGCGATGTGATCGGCGCTGCCCAGGGCCAGATTGCCGGGAACGCCGTGCACTGGGTTTATCGCCTGAACCTGGCGGTCGACGATTCGACCTATGAAGTGAGCATGGACGACTGGATGTACCTGATGGACGAGGACACGTTGATCAACCGCACCAGCATGTCCAAGTTCGGTGTGGAAGTCGGTCAGGTGACCTTGTTCTTCCGCCGCCAGGGCACCGAAGCAAGCCAATGA
- a CDS encoding helix-turn-helix domain-containing protein, producing MTTCNPLQVQAFNTADVTEQIRATPGWVQHYQQMSPGHFAGQIRYLDLQGVEVYEEQMNTRVEQNFSAPEGSLAFCFDRSDNALYLLNEESRNIWITPENYQEIAVVFGPEFVQRNGLDVARLEGLFMAPLNGAQNGLFSRWLSSTLTKLSQTLDQPSKEALTQQLLEDCLFILDNASVCLDGGGLQRRAEERITLKRVGEWAADSPEETLNLLELSRVAGVSLRQLQQTFKAYTGMSPSHWLRLRRLNSARRELLKRSPADTTVAEVAMNWSFWHLGRFSSSYRAMFKELPSETLKRSASL from the coding sequence ATGACAACGTGTAATCCGCTACAGGTTCAAGCTTTCAACACCGCCGACGTCACCGAACAGATCCGCGCCACGCCGGGTTGGGTTCAGCATTACCAGCAGATGTCGCCGGGGCATTTCGCCGGGCAGATCCGCTATCTGGATTTGCAGGGTGTCGAGGTTTACGAAGAACAGATGAACACCCGGGTCGAGCAGAATTTCAGCGCGCCGGAAGGGTCGCTGGCGTTCTGTTTCGATCGCAGCGACAACGCGCTCTATCTGCTCAACGAAGAGAGCCGCAACATCTGGATCACCCCGGAGAACTACCAGGAAATCGCCGTGGTGTTCGGCCCGGAATTCGTCCAGCGCAACGGCCTCGACGTGGCCAGGCTGGAAGGTTTGTTCATGGCGCCGCTCAATGGCGCGCAGAACGGATTGTTCAGTCGCTGGTTAAGCTCGACCCTCACAAAGTTGTCGCAAACCCTTGATCAGCCAAGCAAAGAAGCACTGACCCAACAGTTGCTTGAGGACTGCCTGTTCATCCTCGACAACGCAAGCGTATGCCTGGACGGCGGTGGTTTGCAGCGTCGCGCCGAAGAGCGAATCACCCTCAAGCGCGTGGGGGAGTGGGCGGCGGATTCACCGGAGGAAACCCTCAATCTGCTTGAACTGTCGCGGGTGGCCGGGGTTTCCCTGCGCCAGTTGCAGCAGACGTTCAAGGCGTACACCGGGATGTCGCCGAGCCATTGGCTGCGTTTGCGCAGGCTCAACAGTGCGCGGCGGGAATTGCTCAAACGTTCACCGGCAGATACGACGGTGGCGGAGGTCGCGATGAACTGGTCGTTCTGGCATTTGGGCCGTTTTTCAAGCAGTTACCGGGCGATGTTCAAGGAATTGCCGAGCGAGACGTTGAAGCGCTCGGCGTCCCTGTGA
- a CDS encoding site-specific integrase: protein MTVYLARLAPSSQLTMRYVLQDAADRLGFEDMNVEDIPWHALQPDDVVALVAALRADNYAPNTSSLYVNAIRGVMNEAWRMSLISQDHLLKMRSVKGIAGTRLSQGRNLKRTLIHELMEVCAADPRPQGLRDAAVIALLYGTGMRKSESVDLDLNQVDFTERSLCVTAKGNKQLIKYAPAWAFAKLNAWLEFRRSELKEGESDDAFLFNRIRRGSHITRERITKHAIYYIARQRGTQVGVKIMPHDFRRSFITRVIEEHDLSIAQKLAHHSNIQTTANYDVRDDNERRRAVDRFDL, encoded by the coding sequence ATGACCGTGTATCTGGCGCGTTTGGCTCCCTCCAGCCAACTCACCATGCGTTACGTTTTACAAGATGCCGCCGACCGTCTCGGTTTCGAAGACATGAACGTTGAAGACATTCCCTGGCATGCGCTGCAACCGGACGATGTCGTTGCGTTAGTCGCCGCATTGCGCGCCGACAATTACGCACCGAACACTTCTTCGCTGTATGTAAACGCAATTCGCGGTGTCATGAATGAAGCCTGGCGCATGAGTCTTATCAGCCAGGACCATCTATTGAAGATGCGCTCGGTCAAAGGCATTGCCGGCACGCGACTGTCTCAGGGGCGCAATCTGAAGCGCACGCTGATTCATGAATTGATGGAAGTCTGCGCGGCGGATCCACGACCACAAGGTTTGCGCGATGCGGCGGTGATTGCGCTGTTGTATGGCACCGGCATGCGCAAGTCGGAGTCCGTGGATCTGGACTTGAATCAGGTTGACTTCACCGAACGCAGTCTCTGTGTCACCGCCAAGGGCAATAAACAGCTGATCAAGTATGCGCCGGCCTGGGCGTTCGCCAAACTGAATGCCTGGCTGGAGTTTCGTCGGTCAGAGCTCAAGGAAGGCGAGAGCGACGATGCGTTTCTGTTCAACCGCATTCGCCGTGGCAGCCACATCACCCGCGAGCGCATCACCAAGCACGCGATCTATTACATCGCCCGCCAGCGCGGCACCCAGGTCGGGGTGAAGATCATGCCCCATGATTTCCGCCGTTCGTTCATCACCCGGGTGATCGAAGAGCATGACCTGTCGATCGCCCAGAAGCTGGCCCATCACAGCAATATCCAGACGACCGCCAATTACGACGTGCGCGACGACAACGAGCGGCGCCGTGCGGTGGATCGCTTCGACTTGTAG